The following coding sequences lie in one Candidatus Brocadiia bacterium genomic window:
- a CDS encoding RHS repeat-associated core domain-containing protein produces the protein MKVKTTAKTGIQKAITNQTANDAGSDNAADNIGTGSQDAGQGITQGTGTAGAVANVTVITKFYYDGARCIEERDGSDVLLRQYVYGNGIDEILQRKDYTDGAVSATYYFHENSLGSIYAVTDNTGIIVEKYSYTAYGKVTIKDALEVVHTTSPISNRFMYTGREWDAESGLYFYRARYYSAQMGRFLQRDPAGNDDLGNLYTYVGNSPTNAIDPSGLKGIAERYVQSLLDKVEKAPERESRLNATKQMYIRIALAGGLLGGKPLAARNLLHWLGGIEGIKQGDPLTVSSDYFKKDSQVQDKINLIMRPKLEASINPNQQIGKLSEITESVCGLYGSDLYYALADFDLTGSGVYQKLSDSVMLISIIWNVVDLYTFAGHSALNTSIAGVLIPEKYAEALEIEKIAKPFIQTSSWSEQYLYEIGSIPCNMR, from the coding sequence ATGAAAGTTAAAACTACAGCAAAGACAGGTATTCAAAAAGCCATTACTAACCAGACGGCCAATGATGCCGGCAGCGACAACGCCGCGGATAACATCGGCACCGGCAGCCAGGACGCGGGCCAGGGTATCACCCAGGGCACCGGCACCGCAGGAGCGGTGGCCAATGTCACGGTTATTACAAAGTTCTATTACGACGGCGCCCGGTGCATAGAGGAGCGGGATGGGTCGGATGTCCTGCTTAGGCAATATGTCTATGGCAACGGCATAGACGAAATCCTGCAGAGGAAGGATTACACTGATGGGGCGGTCAGCGCAACATATTACTTCCACGAGAACAGCTTGGGGAGCATCTATGCGGTTACGGATAACACCGGTATAATTGTTGAGAAATACAGTTACACGGCTTATGGCAAAGTAACGATAAAGGACGCTTTAGAGGTCGTGCATACCACATCCCCAATCTCAAATCGCTTTATGTATACCGGCCGGGAATGGGATGCGGAATCAGGATTGTATTTCTATAGAGCGCGATATTACTCAGCCCAGATGGGGCGGTTCCTGCAGAGGGATCCGGCTGGTAATGACGACTTGGGGAATCTTTACACCTACGTTGGCAATAGTCCAACGAATGCTATAGATCCATCTGGACTTAAGGGAATAGCAGAAAGATATGTTCAATCTTTATTAGATAAGGTTGAAAAAGCACCGGAAAGAGAATCTCGTTTAAATGCTACAAAACAAATGTATATTAGAATAGCCCTTGCGGGAGGATTATTAGGAGGCAAACCTTTAGCGGCTCGTAACTTGTTACATTGGTTGGGTGGGATTGAAGGTATAAAGCAAGGAGATCCTTTAACGGTTTCCTCGGATTATTTTAAAAAGGACTCTCAGGTCCAAGACAAAATAAATTTAATAATGCGTCCTAAATTAGAAGCATCAATTAATCCTAACCAACAAATAGGAAAGTTGTCCGAAATCACGGAGTCAGTGTGTGGCTTATATGGTTCTGACTTATATTATGCACTAGCGGATTTTGATTTAACTGGGAGCGGAGTATATCAAAAGCTCTCGGATAGCGTAATGCTTATTTCTATTATATGGAACGTTGTTGATTTATATACATTCGCAGGGCATTCTGCCCTGAATACTAGTATTGCAGGAGTTTTAATTCCCGAGAAGTATGCTGAAGCTCTTGAAATAGAAAAGATAGCCAAACCGTTTATCCAAACAAGTTCTTGGTCTGAGCAGTATTTGTATGAAATAGGAAGTATTCCTTGTAACATGAGATGA
- a CDS encoding formylglycine-generating enzyme family protein has translation MTKEINKIENVIYSLPDGCVAVGDKVDPTTKLPMMIKYVKTDSEMVLVPPGEFTMGTDEHDKIRDDNSPAHKIYLYAYYIDKYETTNAQYKRFVDAIKQEGHKWCYPNEYNNLPAIYINLVLKRGHVPDDGSHDDRRYDWGGGSFPQGKDNCPVWFVDWYDAYAYANWAGKRLPTEAEWEKAARGTDGRLYPWGNTWDEKYITIEGAKLTATIPVGSTKDISPYGCYDMASNVAEWCWDWYDEDYYKNSPYKNPQGLTTGESRVQRGGTWVFALDFFGKSFGKVVFRGSFAPWYGSHSSGFRCVLSPVININGKVVSMDYQPKEEPRKKIEDEQEPYPFKNFFGTSNSLAGTDDNSNVKFVIIDKQPSVGRSSPSISLGHDKDGYYPLLPGTNEKNRIRFNDKKCLLILLSKDGVIHTSYIDISLNEVKQLFKEFKVLLFTDPCFQLTIEILGKDRFDTDTLNFLSTY, from the coding sequence TTGACTAAAGAGATAAATAAGATTGAAAACGTAATTTATTCGTTACCAGATGGGTGTGTTGCCGTTGGGGATAAGGTTGACCCAACCACTAAATTACCGATGATGATAAAATATGTAAAAACTGATTCAGAAATGGTTTTAGTGCCTCCCGGCGAATTTACCATGGGTACGGATGAGCATGATAAAATAAGGGATGATAATAGTCCGGCCCATAAGATATACCTATATGCTTATTATATAGATAAATACGAAACAACTAACGCGCAATATAAGAGATTTGTTGATGCCATCAAGCAGGAGGGACATAAGTGGTGTTATCCAAATGAGTATAATAACCTGCCGGCGATATACATCAATCTTGTTCTTAAAAGAGGCCATGTTCCTGATGACGGTTCTCATGATGATAGAAGATATGATTGGGGGGGGGGAAGCTTTCCTCAAGGTAAGGATAATTGCCCAGTTTGGTTTGTTGATTGGTATGACGCTTATGCCTATGCCAATTGGGCCGGGAAAAGGTTACCGACCGAAGCTGAATGGGAAAAGGCCGCCCGGGGTACGGATGGGCGCTTATATCCCTGGGGTAATACATGGGATGAGAAATATATAACCATTGAGGGCGCGAAACTTACGGCTACCATACCGGTGGGTAGCACAAAAGATATTAGCCCCTACGGTTGTTATGATATGGCGTCAAACGTTGCCGAGTGGTGTTGGGACTGGTATGATGAGGATTATTATAAAAATAGCCCATACAAAAACCCTCAGGGGCTTACTACTGGCGAATCTCGCGTCCAACGCGGAGGAACATGGGTTTTTGCTTTGGATTTTTTTGGTAAGTCTTTTGGAAAGGTCGTTTTTCGTGGCAGTTTTGCTCCATGGTATGGCAGTCATAGTTCCGGTTTTCGCTGCGTTTTATCCCCGGTGATTAATATCAATGGCAAAGTGGTATCTATGGATTACCAGCCAAAAGAAGAACCGCGGAAGAAAATAGAGGACGAGCAAGAGCCGTATCCTTTTAAGAATTTTTTCGGGACTTCGAATTCACTGGCAGGAACAGATGACAATAGTAATGTTAAATTTGTAATAATTGATAAACAGCCGAGCGTTGGTAGGAGTAGCCCGAGTATAAGTTTGGGGCATGATAAAGACGGGTACTACCCCTTATTGCCTGGTACTAATGAAAAAAATAGGATAAGATTTAACGATAAAAAATGTCTTTTAATACTTTTGAGTAAAGACGGGGTTATTCATACTTCTTATATTGATATATCACTTAATGAAGTTAAGCAGTTATTTAAAGAATTTAAGGTTCTTCTTTTCACTGATCCATGTTTCCAACTAACTATCGAGATATTAGGCAAAGATAGATTTGATACAGACACATTGAATTTTTTATCTACTTACTAG